The following are from one region of the Planctomonas sp. JC2975 genome:
- a CDS encoding DUF4193 domain-containing protein translates to MATDYDAPRKTDDDSESIEALKERVPDKMSGVVDVDDADNPGGFELPGADLSDLDLDVVVLPPQADEFTCVSCFLVKHRSQIDHETKLGPICVECAA, encoded by the coding sequence ATGGCAACCGATTACGACGCGCCGCGGAAGACCGACGACGACTCCGAGTCGATCGAGGCTCTGAAGGAGCGAGTCCCGGACAAGATGTCCGGGGTGGTCGACGTCGACGATGCCGACAATCCCGGTGGATTCGAGCTGCCCGGCGCCGACCTCTCCGACCTCGATCTCGACGTCGTCGTGCTTCCCCCGCAAGCCGACGAGTTCACGTGTGTGAGCTGCTTCCTCGTGAAGCATCGCTCGCAGATCGACCACGAGACGAAGCTGGGACCGATCTGTGTGGAGTGCGCGGCCTGA
- the sepH gene encoding septation protein SepH, translating to MQDLKVIGVENGALLAANDSGERFRIAIDEMLQSRLRQLKPEPVNGPKVSPREIQAHIRSGMSADEVAALTGAAIGYVERFEGPIIAEREHIVSSALSVPVRTGADIDPLSEGSTFGSVIRDRLASIGASGERWTSWKEPESGWLVKLTFTADDVDHDARWSFEPRKLALAPTNTDAHTLSQQGELQTGLIPRLRAVTPMVPVPEESKFDSGAFAFDDAPQAAVRSEPPFGRTPQNINNGITIQAIKRADDDEPRDVHQTADLLEALRKRRGEREAAGLRDSQPQAVDIPLDAFEAPEPAAPVLPQAPAPSAANERQTQTGPVRGSKRGRKSMPSWDEIVFGARTDDDLA from the coding sequence ATGCAGGATTTGAAGGTCATCGGCGTCGAGAACGGCGCACTGCTCGCCGCGAACGACAGTGGTGAACGATTCCGCATCGCCATCGACGAGATGTTGCAGTCCAGGCTCCGTCAGCTCAAGCCGGAGCCCGTCAACGGGCCGAAGGTGTCGCCGCGCGAGATTCAGGCGCACATCCGCTCCGGCATGTCCGCGGACGAGGTCGCTGCGCTCACCGGCGCGGCGATCGGCTATGTGGAGCGCTTCGAGGGCCCCATCATCGCCGAGCGGGAGCACATCGTGTCGTCGGCACTCTCGGTTCCCGTGCGTACAGGCGCCGACATCGACCCGCTCAGCGAGGGATCGACGTTCGGCTCGGTGATCCGCGACCGGCTGGCATCCATCGGTGCTTCCGGCGAGCGGTGGACGAGCTGGAAGGAACCGGAGTCGGGCTGGCTCGTGAAGCTGACGTTCACCGCCGACGACGTCGACCACGATGCACGCTGGAGCTTCGAACCGCGGAAGCTCGCGCTCGCACCGACCAACACCGATGCGCACACCCTCTCTCAGCAGGGCGAGCTTCAGACCGGTCTAATCCCCCGGTTGCGTGCCGTGACGCCGATGGTGCCCGTTCCAGAGGAATCGAAGTTCGACAGCGGGGCTTTCGCATTCGACGATGCGCCGCAGGCCGCCGTCCGCTCCGAGCCTCCCTTCGGACGAACGCCCCAGAACATCAACAACGGCATCACCATCCAGGCCATCAAGCGTGCCGACGACGACGAGCCGCGCGACGTGCACCAGACGGCGGATCTGCTGGAAGCGCTGCGGAAGCGCCGTGGGGAGCGCGAGGCCGCCGGCCTGCGGGACTCGCAGCCTCAGGCGGTCGACATCCCACTGGATGCCTTCGAGGCGCCCGAGCCGGCCGCACCGGTGCTCCCCCAGGCTCCTGCACCCTCAGCCGCCAACGAACGGCAGACGCAGACAGGTCCCGTTCGAGGCTCGAAGCGCGGACGCAAGTCGATGCCGAGCTGGGACGAGATCGTGTTCGGTGCGCGCACCGACGACGACCTCGCCTGA
- a CDS encoding HAD-IC family P-type ATPase yields MQPQGLTSAQVAERHASGRANVARQRTSRSVAGILRENVFTLFNGILTACFIAIVLIGDLRDGFFFGVVVVNALIGIVQELRAKRVLDRLALLAASESLVIRDGEPRTVRIEEVVEDDVLVLRPGDQLPADARLTDSNGLALDESLLTGESEPVLKGAGDDLLSGSHVIAGTGTAAVTAVGEKSYSGRLTSEIRRHSLVSSELRNATNRILVYISWILGPLIVITLAGRIVAYGGFRAMTGQHFWEFAVRDAVASVVGMIPEGLVLLISLAFGVAAIQLATKKVLVQELAAVEVLARVDVLCLDKTGTLTTGEVAFDRLIALDRVSERDSSAAVAAFASDAAGNSTIGVLARHFTASVADPTSRLPFDSTTKYSGVRFVLDGSETTWLLGAPERLLAEHPADLALAQSQAASGLRVLALVRSATGFPDAATGPSLDVDVVPAALLTFRETLRSDAARTLDYFAGQAVRVVVMSGDNPVTVAALARTLGIDSHAIDAASLTDADAWREALAQHSVFGRVTPDQKREAIGILRELGHTVAMTGDGVNDAMAIKDADLGIAMGGATAATKAVSRIVLLDNRFGGLPDVLALGRRVIANVERVANLFLAKTTYGIVLALVTAFAALPFPFLPRQLTLVSTLAIGIPSFFLALASNRRIYTPGVLPRILKFSIPAGVIAAAACILAFLPLRHAVGLDEARSVATITLFTVSLWIVVVLARPFSVPRVILVASVSIAGALVCIVPFTRSFFMLQVHADAALAYGLVVGAVGAAVIELFARFAKRRGFIFDRV; encoded by the coding sequence ATGCAGCCACAGGGGCTGACGTCGGCGCAGGTCGCCGAACGTCACGCAAGCGGACGGGCCAACGTCGCCAGGCAGCGCACGTCGCGATCCGTCGCGGGCATCCTGCGGGAGAACGTCTTCACGCTGTTCAACGGCATCCTGACCGCGTGCTTCATCGCGATCGTGCTGATCGGCGACCTGCGAGACGGATTCTTCTTCGGGGTCGTCGTCGTGAACGCCCTGATCGGCATCGTGCAGGAGCTGCGAGCCAAACGCGTGCTCGACCGGCTGGCGCTTCTCGCGGCATCGGAGAGTCTCGTCATCCGTGACGGCGAGCCGCGAACGGTGCGCATCGAGGAGGTCGTCGAAGACGACGTGCTGGTGCTGCGACCGGGGGATCAGTTGCCGGCGGATGCGCGGCTCACCGACTCGAACGGCCTCGCCTTGGACGAGTCCCTCCTCACCGGCGAATCGGAGCCCGTGCTGAAGGGTGCCGGAGACGACCTCCTCTCCGGATCCCACGTCATCGCGGGAACCGGCACCGCCGCAGTGACAGCCGTCGGCGAGAAGTCCTACTCCGGCCGACTGACGAGCGAGATCCGGCGCCATTCGCTCGTGTCGTCCGAGCTGCGCAACGCCACGAACCGCATCCTCGTCTACATCTCCTGGATCCTCGGCCCGCTGATCGTCATCACGCTGGCCGGACGGATCGTCGCATACGGCGGATTCCGGGCGATGACCGGCCAGCACTTCTGGGAGTTCGCCGTGCGCGACGCCGTCGCCAGTGTCGTCGGGATGATCCCGGAGGGCCTCGTGCTGCTCATCAGCCTGGCGTTCGGAGTCGCCGCCATCCAATTGGCGACGAAGAAGGTCCTGGTGCAGGAGCTGGCGGCCGTCGAGGTGCTCGCCCGCGTTGACGTACTGTGCCTGGACAAGACCGGCACTCTCACCACGGGAGAGGTGGCGTTCGACCGCCTCATCGCGCTCGACCGGGTGTCCGAACGCGACTCCTCGGCGGCGGTCGCGGCCTTCGCATCGGATGCAGCGGGCAATTCCACGATCGGTGTGCTCGCCCGGCACTTCACGGCATCCGTTGCGGATCCCACGTCTCGGCTGCCCTTCGACTCGACGACGAAGTACAGCGGTGTGCGCTTCGTGCTCGACGGCAGTGAGACCACTTGGCTGCTCGGTGCGCCCGAACGACTCCTTGCCGAGCATCCGGCCGACCTCGCGCTCGCCCAGTCGCAAGCGGCATCCGGCCTTCGTGTGCTCGCTCTCGTGCGTTCCGCCACCGGGTTCCCGGATGCTGCGACCGGTCCGTCCTTGGACGTCGACGTCGTGCCCGCCGCACTGCTCACCTTTCGCGAGACGCTTCGATCCGACGCTGCCCGGACGTTGGACTACTTCGCAGGCCAGGCGGTTCGCGTCGTGGTGATGTCGGGAGACAACCCGGTGACGGTCGCGGCCCTGGCACGCACATTGGGAATCGACTCGCATGCGATCGACGCTGCGAGCCTCACGGACGCCGACGCCTGGCGGGAAGCGCTCGCGCAGCACTCCGTTTTCGGCCGGGTCACGCCGGATCAGAAACGAGAGGCGATCGGCATACTCCGCGAGCTCGGCCACACGGTGGCGATGACCGGTGACGGCGTGAACGATGCGATGGCCATCAAGGACGCCGACCTCGGCATCGCGATGGGAGGGGCGACGGCCGCGACGAAGGCCGTCTCGCGCATCGTGCTTCTCGACAACCGATTCGGCGGGCTGCCGGACGTGCTGGCGCTGGGTCGAAGGGTGATCGCCAACGTGGAACGGGTGGCGAACCTCTTCCTCGCCAAGACCACCTACGGAATCGTGCTGGCACTCGTGACCGCGTTCGCAGCGCTACCGTTCCCTTTCCTGCCTCGGCAGCTGACGCTGGTGTCCACCCTCGCGATCGGCATCCCGTCGTTCTTCCTCGCGCTCGCGTCGAATCGCCGCATCTACACGCCGGGGGTGTTGCCGCGAATCCTGAAGTTCTCGATTCCGGCGGGTGTCATCGCAGCCGCCGCGTGCATCCTCGCCTTCCTCCCGTTGCGGCATGCCGTCGGCCTCGACGAGGCGCGCAGTGTGGCGACGATCACGCTCTTCACCGTGTCGCTCTGGATCGTCGTGGTGCTCGCCCGGCCGTTCAGCGTTCCGCGCGTCATCCTGGTCGCCTCCGTGAGCATTGCAGGTGCTCTCGTCTGCATCGTGCCGTTCACCAGATCGTTCTTCATGCTGCAGGTGCACGCGGATGCGGCGCTCGCATACGGGCTCGTCGTCGGCGCCGTCGGCGCGGCGGTCATCGAGCTGTTCGCCCGGTTCGCGAAGCGCAGGGGCTTCATCTTCGACCGCGTCTGA
- a CDS encoding DUF3710 domain-containing protein — MSDTGDIAPDEWEKSAPEDRETEGPFDDSEANPVRPYIDLGGVKVLPRDGLQLRLEVEEETGRVVAVGLDYAGSTLQVQPFAAPRSTGLWHEIRAQIADQIQRQGGRTSERQGPFGPELVAEIPVAQPGVPGETRIARFIGVDGPRWFLRGVIAGDGAIDAKAAVEVEDLFRSVVVVRGGQPMPPRDLIPLRMPATPSDT; from the coding sequence GTGAGCGACACAGGCGACATCGCCCCCGACGAATGGGAGAAGTCGGCACCCGAGGACCGGGAGACCGAAGGCCCCTTCGACGACAGCGAAGCCAACCCGGTTCGCCCGTACATCGACCTCGGCGGCGTCAAGGTGCTGCCGCGCGACGGCCTCCAGCTCCGCCTGGAAGTGGAGGAGGAGACCGGCCGAGTCGTCGCCGTCGGACTCGACTACGCAGGCTCCACGCTGCAGGTCCAGCCGTTCGCCGCTCCGCGCTCGACGGGACTCTGGCACGAGATCCGCGCCCAGATCGCCGATCAGATCCAGCGACAGGGTGGACGCACGAGTGAACGCCAGGGTCCGTTCGGGCCGGAGCTCGTCGCGGAGATCCCTGTCGCCCAGCCTGGCGTTCCTGGTGAGACCCGGATCGCGCGCTTCATCGGCGTTGACGGGCCGCGCTGGTTCCTGCGCGGCGTCATCGCCGGTGACGGAGCCATCGACGCGAAGGCCGCTGTCGAGGTCGAAGACCTCTTCCGCAGCGTCGTCGTCGTGCGCGGCGGTCAGCCGATGCCGCCGCGTGACCTCATCCCGCTGCGGATGCCGGCCACACCGAGCGACACGTGA
- a CDS encoding DUF3159 domain-containing protein, which produces MSNDERPVPQRAASDSKESGTDQRAPGWEQAIAQAAGQSGLGALADEETPTGKALFAAMGGVRGLCETILPGLVFLIPFTVLTSIQQPWAQQWAMPVSLGASVLVALVFTLVRIIGKSQVTQAVAGLIGVAASAILALLTGNAANNFLLGFFIDAGYALAVLISMLVRWPLLGLVIGYLMGDGIAWRQDRRKLRAMQVLTACWLGLFVGRLAVQLPLYFAGLTVALGFTKLLMGLPLYASLVLVSWLVARAIYPPKKPEQASAD; this is translated from the coding sequence GTGAGCAACGACGAGCGACCCGTGCCGCAGCGCGCGGCATCCGACTCGAAGGAGTCCGGCACCGACCAGCGCGCACCCGGGTGGGAGCAGGCGATCGCACAGGCCGCCGGCCAGTCGGGGCTCGGCGCCCTCGCAGACGAGGAGACGCCGACGGGCAAAGCGCTCTTCGCGGCGATGGGCGGCGTGCGGGGCCTGTGCGAGACCATCCTTCCCGGTCTTGTCTTCCTGATTCCGTTCACGGTGCTCACGAGCATCCAACAGCCGTGGGCGCAGCAGTGGGCGATGCCCGTTTCGCTTGGCGCCTCGGTTCTCGTCGCGCTCGTCTTCACGCTCGTGCGCATCATCGGCAAGAGCCAGGTCACCCAGGCCGTCGCGGGCCTGATCGGTGTCGCCGCGTCGGCGATCCTCGCTCTGCTCACGGGCAACGCCGCCAACAACTTCCTCCTCGGATTCTTCATCGACGCCGGCTACGCGCTGGCCGTGCTCATCTCGATGCTCGTGAGGTGGCCGCTCCTGGGCCTCGTCATCGGCTACCTGATGGGCGATGGGATCGCGTGGCGGCAGGATCGACGCAAGCTGCGCGCCATGCAGGTCCTCACCGCGTGCTGGCTCGGGCTCTTCGTCGGCCGGCTCGCGGTCCAGCTGCCGCTCTACTTCGCGGGACTCACCGTTGCGCTCGGCTTCACGAAGCTGCTGATGGGCCTTCCGCTCTACGCTTCGCTGGTGCTGGTGTCGTGGCTCGTCGCGCGGGCGATCTACCCGCCGAAGAAGCCCGAGCAGGCGTCAGCGGACTGA
- a CDS encoding alkaline phosphatase family protein, which translates to MLPAGFPSKTSLADVLSSCLAAMTGTRPTIPIPEVQRAVVVLVDGLGAQALRARSGHARFLGLRLTKSSTIDSGSPTTTASAIATLCTGRMPGEHGIVGYRGFDPDTDRVFNHLSGWTGSPPPATWQLCETVFEQAAPLGVSAYAVGPERYRSSSYTAAVLRGAEYIGASSMERRVELVRELFDRGGKRLVYLYVPELDVAAHAEGSESTSWLIALEELDSVMSMLARTLRSGEGAFVTADHGILDVPSSSHVLYDSVPELTDGVAHVGGDPRMLQLYLPAGSTNDDEAALAAAWRDAEGHRSWVASRAEAIEAGWFGPEVDAAVAPRIGNVLVAARARIAYYDSKPENAKSRRMVGQHGSLTPEEQKVPLVRLGAFE; encoded by the coding sequence ATGCTACCGGCCGGATTCCCGTCGAAGACGAGCCTGGCCGACGTTCTGAGCAGTTGTCTTGCCGCAATGACGGGCACGCGTCCGACCATCCCGATCCCGGAGGTCCAGAGGGCCGTCGTTGTGCTCGTGGACGGCCTGGGGGCGCAAGCCCTTCGCGCACGATCCGGACACGCGCGCTTCCTCGGTCTGCGTCTCACGAAGTCGTCCACGATCGACAGCGGATCGCCGACCACCACGGCATCCGCCATCGCCACTCTCTGCACGGGACGGATGCCAGGCGAGCACGGAATCGTCGGCTACCGCGGATTCGACCCGGATACGGACCGCGTCTTCAACCACCTGAGCGGATGGACCGGATCGCCGCCACCTGCGACCTGGCAGCTTTGCGAGACGGTCTTCGAGCAGGCTGCGCCCCTCGGGGTGTCGGCCTACGCCGTCGGTCCTGAACGATATCGGTCGTCGTCGTACACGGCAGCAGTGCTGCGCGGTGCGGAGTACATCGGCGCGAGCAGCATGGAGCGTCGGGTGGAGCTCGTACGAGAGCTGTTCGATCGCGGCGGCAAGCGGCTCGTCTACCTGTACGTGCCCGAACTGGACGTCGCGGCGCACGCCGAGGGATCCGAGTCCACGTCGTGGCTGATAGCCCTCGAAGAGCTCGATTCGGTGATGTCGATGCTCGCCCGCACACTTCGCTCGGGCGAAGGAGCATTCGTCACGGCCGACCACGGCATCCTCGACGTGCCGTCGTCGTCGCATGTGCTGTACGACAGCGTGCCCGAACTGACGGACGGAGTGGCGCACGTAGGGGGAGACCCGCGGATGCTCCAGCTCTACCTGCCGGCCGGCTCGACGAACGACGACGAAGCCGCCCTCGCCGCTGCGTGGCGCGACGCGGAGGGACATCGCTCGTGGGTGGCCTCCAGGGCGGAGGCCATCGAGGCCGGCTGGTTCGGACCCGAGGTCGACGCCGCCGTGGCGCCGCGCATCGGCAACGTACTGGTCGCCGCACGGGCGCGGATCGCGTACTACGACTCGAAACCGGAGAACGCCAAGTCGCGACGCATGGTCGGACAGCACGGGTCGCTCACGCCCGAGGAGCAGAAGGTGCCGCTCGTCCGTCTGGGCGCATTCGAATAG
- the dut gene encoding dUTP diphosphatase yields the protein MTESVDVLTTAAEPPRYAHHDDAGADLCSRDAITLAPGERATVGTGVAIALPEGYAAFVVPRSGLAARHGITIVNAPGTVDAGYRGEIRVTLLNTDAAEPYTIAAGDRIAQLVVMPVTRAAFVPVATLPESVRGEGGFGSTGYTALQSGDNP from the coding sequence GTGACCGAATCCGTCGACGTGCTGACCACGGCGGCCGAGCCCCCTCGGTACGCCCATCACGACGACGCGGGCGCCGACCTGTGCTCGCGGGATGCCATCACGCTGGCCCCCGGCGAGCGCGCGACGGTGGGCACCGGCGTGGCGATCGCCCTTCCAGAGGGGTATGCCGCATTCGTGGTCCCGCGCAGTGGCCTGGCCGCACGTCACGGCATCACGATCGTCAACGCGCCCGGCACCGTCGATGCCGGATACCGGGGCGAGATCCGCGTGACGCTGCTCAACACGGATGCCGCTGAGCCGTACACGATCGCGGCCGGCGACCGCATCGCCCAGCTGGTCGTCATGCCGGTGACCAGGGCCGCATTCGTGCCGGTGGCAACGCTTCCGGAGAGCGTTCGCGGCGAGGGCGGATTCGGCTCCACCGGATACACAGCACTTCAGTCAGGAGACAACCCGTGA
- a CDS encoding DUF3093 domain-containing protein codes for MTVYRERLWAAPWLFVATALVIPASIIVFAPINMTAGIIVAIVLYAACVVSLILGSPTIELTSDELHAGRAHIERSYLGMAEAFDGSEASLQRGRLLDARAWLLIRGWASGVVRVAILDQDDPTPYWLLSSRHPTELARALNDRAGGDLPSA; via the coding sequence ATGACCGTGTACCGAGAGCGGCTGTGGGCCGCCCCCTGGCTTTTCGTCGCGACAGCACTCGTGATCCCCGCCAGCATCATCGTGTTCGCGCCGATCAACATGACCGCCGGCATCATCGTGGCCATCGTGCTCTACGCGGCATGCGTGGTCAGCCTGATCCTCGGATCGCCGACGATCGAGCTCACCTCCGACGAGTTGCACGCCGGCCGGGCGCACATCGAGCGGAGCTATCTCGGCATGGCGGAGGCCTTCGACGGATCCGAGGCGAGTCTGCAGCGGGGACGGCTGCTGGACGCCCGTGCATGGCTCCTCATCCGCGGCTGGGCCAGCGGAGTCGTTCGCGTTGCGATCCTCGATCAGGACGACCCGACGCCGTACTGGCTGCTCTCGAGCAGGCATCCCACCGAGCTCGCCCGCGCACTCAACGACAGGGCGGGCGGTGATCTGCCTTCGGCATGA
- a CDS encoding DNA topoisomerase IV subunit A: protein MSAADNRRSSRTPAAESATPERIEDIDVSAEMQSSYLEYAYSVIYSRALPDARDGLKPVQRRILYQMSEMGLRPDRAHVKSARVTGEVMGKLHPHGDAAIYDALVRMAQDFTLRLPLIDGHGNFGSLDDGPAAARYTEVRLAPASLTMTDGLDEDEVDFVPNYDNQLMQPDVLPSAIPNLLVNGASGIAVGMATNMAPHNLVEVVGAARHLLVNPEASLDELMEFVPGPDLPGGGIIVGLDGVKDAYISGRGTFRTRAKVTVEPITARKTGLVVTELPYLVGPEKVIEKIKDGVNAKKLAGISDVTDLSDRSRGLRLVIGIKTGFSPQAVLEQLYRFTPLEDGFSINNVALVDGNPRTLGLREMLRVYLDHRIEVVTRRSKYRLARKRERLHLVEGLLIAILDIDEVIQVIRTSDDSDQARSRLMQVFDLSQVQSEYILELRLRRLTKFSRIELETERDTLMAEIAELEEILASDARIEAVVSDELDAVAEKYGTPRRTLLTSARPSRATTGARASAAVLEVADVPCRVYLSSTGRLVRVDLEPDADGVAPRITPPTRRSKHDAIAWSIATTSRTEIGAVTNRGRIVKITPVDLPAVPANSVQLAAGVRASDYVGLTDKGEHVLALVASDSAVPLTLGTAQGVVKRLIRGDWANKPEFEVIALKPGDVVVGACEASDTDELVFVTTDAQLLRFAASSVRPQGRGAGGMAGIKLSEGVTAVYFGAVSQEAAASAVVVTIATSADTIAGTNPGAGKVSEFAEFPPKGRATGGVRAQRFLKGEDQLALAWVGAAPALAVSGDGTTRTLPEAGAKRDASGTPLDGVIGAIGGPVR from the coding sequence ATGAGCGCAGCAGACAACCGCAGATCCAGCCGAACACCCGCCGCGGAGTCGGCCACTCCCGAGCGCATCGAAGACATCGACGTCTCCGCCGAGATGCAGAGCTCGTACCTCGAGTACGCCTACTCGGTCATCTATTCGCGCGCGCTCCCGGATGCCAGAGACGGGCTCAAACCCGTGCAGCGGCGCATCCTCTACCAGATGAGCGAGATGGGCCTCCGTCCGGATCGCGCCCACGTGAAATCCGCCCGCGTCACGGGCGAAGTAATGGGCAAGCTCCACCCGCACGGCGACGCAGCGATCTACGACGCCCTGGTGCGCATGGCGCAGGACTTCACGCTGCGGCTTCCGCTCATCGACGGTCACGGCAACTTCGGCTCGCTCGACGACGGGCCCGCCGCCGCGCGGTACACGGAGGTGCGGTTGGCTCCTGCATCGCTGACGATGACCGACGGGCTCGACGAGGACGAGGTCGACTTCGTCCCGAACTACGACAACCAGCTCATGCAGCCGGACGTGCTGCCTTCGGCCATCCCGAACCTGCTCGTGAACGGTGCGAGCGGCATCGCCGTCGGCATGGCGACCAACATGGCCCCGCACAACCTCGTGGAGGTGGTCGGAGCCGCGCGGCACCTGCTCGTGAACCCCGAGGCATCCCTCGACGAGCTCATGGAGTTCGTGCCGGGACCGGACCTTCCTGGCGGCGGCATCATCGTCGGACTCGACGGGGTGAAGGATGCCTACATCTCCGGCCGAGGCACGTTCCGCACTCGCGCGAAGGTCACCGTCGAGCCGATCACCGCGCGCAAGACCGGACTCGTGGTCACGGAGTTGCCATATCTCGTGGGTCCCGAGAAGGTGATCGAGAAGATCAAGGACGGCGTCAACGCCAAGAAGCTCGCCGGCATCTCCGACGTCACCGATCTCAGCGACCGCAGCAGAGGTCTGCGCCTCGTCATCGGCATCAAGACGGGATTCAGCCCGCAGGCGGTCCTCGAGCAGCTGTACCGCTTCACGCCGCTCGAGGACGGCTTCTCGATCAACAACGTCGCCCTCGTCGACGGCAATCCGCGCACGCTCGGCCTGCGCGAGATGCTGCGGGTGTACCTCGACCACCGCATCGAGGTCGTGACGCGCAGGTCGAAGTACAGGCTCGCCCGCAAGCGCGAGCGTCTGCACCTGGTCGAGGGCTTGTTGATCGCCATCCTCGACATCGACGAGGTCATTCAGGTCATCCGCACGAGCGACGACTCCGACCAGGCGCGAAGCCGTCTGATGCAGGTCTTCGATCTCAGCCAGGTGCAGTCCGAGTACATCCTCGAGCTGCGCCTGCGCCGGCTGACGAAGTTCTCTCGGATCGAGCTGGAGACCGAGCGCGACACCCTCATGGCGGAGATCGCAGAGCTCGAGGAGATCCTCGCCAGCGATGCGCGCATCGAGGCCGTCGTGTCGGATGAACTCGACGCGGTGGCGGAGAAGTACGGCACGCCGCGGCGCACTCTCCTCACGTCGGCGCGTCCGTCTCGCGCCACGACGGGGGCCAGGGCATCCGCAGCTGTTCTCGAGGTGGCCGACGTTCCGTGCCGCGTCTACCTCTCATCGACGGGACGCTTGGTTCGCGTGGACCTCGAGCCGGATGCCGATGGCGTCGCTCCGCGCATCACTCCCCCGACCCGACGCAGCAAGCACGACGCGATCGCGTGGTCGATCGCCACCACCAGCCGCACCGAGATCGGTGCCGTGACCAACCGCGGACGCATCGTCAAGATCACGCCGGTCGACCTGCCGGCGGTTCCGGCGAACTCCGTGCAACTCGCGGCCGGCGTGCGCGCGTCGGATTACGTCGGTCTCACCGACAAGGGCGAGCACGTGCTGGCGCTCGTGGCGTCCGATTCCGCTGTCCCGCTCACGCTCGGCACCGCGCAGGGCGTCGTCAAGCGGCTCATCCGCGGTGATTGGGCGAACAAGCCGGAGTTCGAGGTGATCGCTCTGAAGCCGGGTGACGTCGTCGTCGGCGCATGCGAGGCATCCGACACCGACGAGCTGGTCTTCGTGACGACGGATGCCCAGCTGTTGCGGTTCGCGGCGTCGAGCGTCCGTCCCCAGGGCCGCGGCGCAGGCGGTATGGCGGGCATCAAGCTGAGCGAGGGTGTAACGGCCGTCTACTTCGGCGCGGTGTCGCAGGAAGCGGCCGCGTCCGCTGTGGTGGTCACCATCGCGACCAGCGCGGACACGATCGCCGGAACCAACCCGGGCGCGGGCAAGGTCTCCGAGTTCGCGGAATTCCCGCCGAAGGGACGTGCGACGGGCGGTGTCCGTGCGCAGCGGTTCCTCAAGGGAGAGGACCAGCTGGCACTGGCCTGGGTCGGAGCGGCGCCCGCTCTGGCCGTCTCGGGCGACGGCACGACTCGCACCCTCCCCGAGGCCGGGGCGAAGCGTGACGCGTCGGGTACGCCGCTGGACGGCGTGATCGGCGCCATCGGCGGGCCCGTTCGCTGA